The Carassius gibelio isolate Cgi1373 ecotype wild population from Czech Republic chromosome B9, carGib1.2-hapl.c, whole genome shotgun sequence genome includes a region encoding these proteins:
- the LOC127964510 gene encoding LOW QUALITY PROTEIN: tetratricopeptide repeat protein 21B (The sequence of the model RefSeq protein was modified relative to this genomic sequence to represent the inferred CDS: inserted 2 bases in 2 codons), with protein sequence MRLFVFRNSTEKQESEQLVDHVPALLAMATSYMILKRTPRARNQLKRMAKMNWKIIDADEFEKSWQLLADIYIQSGIKSCCKSYKCMGYIMEKXDAAMNYDLAWKYSNRTDPTIGYKLVFNXKAKRHVDAIDVCHKVLDAHPNNPRILDKSRKALRS encoded by the exons ATGcgtttgtttgtgttcagaaaCTCTACAGAGAAGCAGGAGTCGGAGCAGCTGGTC GATCATGTTCCTGCGCTGCTGGCCATGGCCACTTCTTACATGATCCTGAAGCGAACCCCTCGAGCCCGAAACCAGCTCAAACGCATGGCCAAGATGAACTGGAAGATCATTGATGCGGACGAGTTTGAAAAGAGCTGGCAGCTTCTGGCCGACATCTACATCCAGTCAGGAATAAAG TCCTGCTGCAAGTCGTACAAGTGCATGGGCTACATTATGGAGA GAGATGCTGCCATGAATTATGATTTGGCCTGGAAGTACAGCAATCGAACTGACCCCACTATCG GCTACAAGCTCGTGTTCA TGAAGGCCAAAAGACACGTGGATGCTATAGATGTGTGCCATAAA GTTTTGGATGCACACCCCAACAATCCACGCATCTTGGACAAATCAAGAAAAGCTTTAAGATCATGA